One Corythoichthys intestinalis isolate RoL2023-P3 chromosome 9, ASM3026506v1, whole genome shotgun sequence DNA window includes the following coding sequences:
- the LOC130921320 gene encoding green-sensitive opsin-like → MQNGTEGKNFYIPMNNHTGLVRSPFEYPQYYLGNPIQFKLLAAYMFFLICTGFPINALTLVVTAQNKKLRQPLNYILVNLAVAGLIMVCFGFTITFVTAINGYFIFGPIGCAVEGFMATLGGQIALWSLVVLAVERYIVVCKPMGSFKFTASHAGAGVGFTWILAISCAAPPLVGWSRYIPEGLQCSCGPDYYTLAPGYNNESYVMYMFIGHFLVPVSIIFFTYGSLVLTVKAAAAQQQDSASTQKAEKEVTRMCILMVLGFLVAWTPYATVAAWIFLNKGAAFSASAMAVPAFFSKSSSLFNPIIYVVMNKQFRNCMLSTIGMSGMVEDETSVSTSKTEVSSVS, encoded by the exons ATGCAGAACGGCACTGAGGGAAAAAACTTCTACATCCCCATGAACAACCACACGGGGCTTGTCAGGAGTCCCTTTGAGTACCCACAATACTACTTGGGCAATCCAATTCAGTTTAAATTACTGGCTGCCTACATGTTCTTCCTCATCTGCACCGGCTTCCCCATCAATGCGCTAACATTGGTGGTCACAGCTCAGAACAAGAAGCTTCGACAACCTCTCAACTACATTCTAGTTAACTTGGCTGTGGCTGGACTCATCATGGTATGCTTTGGATTCACAATTACTTTCGTCACTGCAATCAATGGCTACTTTATTTTTGGACCGATTGGCTGCGCAGTTGAGGGATTCATGGCTACATTGGGAG GTCAAATTGCTTTGTGGTCTTTGGTGGTGCTGGCTGTCGAGCGGTACATTGTTGTCTGCAAACCTATGGGAAGCTTTAAATTCACGGCTAGCCACGCTGGTGCTGGAGTGGGGTTCACTTGGATTTTGGCAATATCTTGCGCTGCGCCCCCACTTGTCGGCTGGTCCAG GTACATCCCCGAGGGCCTGCAGTGTTCGTGTGGACCTGACTACTACACTTTGGCTCCAGGCTACAACAATGAGTCCTATGTCATGTATATGTTCATCGGTCACTTTCTTGTCCCTGTTTCCATAATTTTCTTCACCTATGGCAGCCTTGTGCTGACTGTGAAAGCA GCTGCTGCCCAGCAGCAGGATTCTGCCTCCACCCAAAAGGCAGAGAAGGAGGTGACGCGTATGTGTATCCTCATGGTGCTCGGCTTCCTGGTGGCTTGGACTCCTTACGCCACAGTTGCAGCATGGATCTTCCTGAACAAGGGCGCTGCCTTTTCTGCATCAGCCATGGCTGTCCCAGCTTTCTTCTCCAAAAGCTCATCACTCTTTAACCCAATCATTTATGTGGTCATGAACAAACAG TTCCGCAACTGCATGCTCAGCACAATTGGAATGAGTGGAATGGTTGAAGATGAGACCTCAGTATCAACTAGCAAGACAGAAGTGTCATCCGTGTCTTAA